A region from the Mycolicibacterium phlei genome encodes:
- the rpsI gene encoding 30S ribosomal protein S9, whose translation MTETVDTTPETTDVATDAAVEAAPREPVYIDRPIQTVGRRKEAVVRVRLVPGTGKFNLDGRTLEDYFPNKVHQQLIKAPLVTVDRLDQFDIYAHLDGGGPSGQAGALRLAIARALILVQPEDRPALKKAGFLTRDPRSTERKKYGLKKARKAPQYSKR comes from the coding sequence GTGACCGAGACCGTCGACACGACCCCCGAGACCACTGACGTCGCGACCGACGCCGCCGTCGAGGCCGCGCCGCGCGAGCCCGTCTACATCGACCGTCCGATCCAGACCGTCGGCCGCCGCAAGGAGGCCGTCGTGCGTGTCCGGTTGGTGCCGGGCACCGGGAAGTTCAACCTCGACGGCCGCACCCTCGAGGACTACTTCCCGAACAAGGTGCACCAGCAGCTCATCAAGGCGCCGCTGGTGACCGTCGACCGGCTGGATCAGTTCGACATCTACGCCCACCTCGACGGTGGCGGCCCGTCCGGGCAGGCCGGCGCGCTGCGCCTGGCGATCGCCCGTGCGCTGATCCTGGTGCAGCCGGAGGACCGGCCCGCGCTGAAGAAGGCCGGCTTCCTGACCCGCGACCCGCGGTCCACGGAGCGCAAGAAGTACGGCCTCAAGAAGGCCCGTAAGGCGCCTCAGTACAGCAAGCGCTGA
- the glmM gene encoding phosphoglucosamine mutase has translation MARLFGTDGVRGVANQDLTAELALALGSAAARRLTGPGGHARRVAVVGRDPRASGEMLEAAVIAGLTSEGVDALRVGILPTPAVAYLTSAYDADFGVMISASHNPMPDNGIKIFGPGGHKLDDATEDRIEELVAAGPGHRPTGAGIGRVVDAADALDRYLRHVAKAVTTRLDGLTVVVDCAHGAASEAAPQAYRAAGANVIAINNAPNGLNINEHCGSTHMEALRSAVVSYGADLGLAHDGDADRCLAVDAAGRVIDGDAIMVVLALAMRESGELAGNTLVATVMSNMGLHLAMRSAGIAVRTTSVGDRYVLEELRAGAFALGGEQSGHIVMPSLGTTGDGIVTGLRLMSRMAQTRKTLAELAEPMRTLPQVLINVKVEDKTTVAQAPAVQSAVAEVEAELGDTGRILLRPSGTEQVVRVMVEAADEDTARQMAVRVAETVSAAR, from the coding sequence ATGGCTCGACTGTTCGGCACCGACGGGGTGCGCGGCGTCGCCAACCAGGACCTGACCGCTGAGTTGGCGCTGGCACTCGGTTCCGCGGCGGCCAGGCGGCTGACCGGCCCCGGTGGGCACGCCCGGCGCGTGGCGGTGGTCGGCCGCGACCCCCGGGCCAGCGGTGAGATGCTGGAGGCCGCCGTGATCGCCGGCCTGACCAGCGAGGGCGTCGACGCGCTGCGCGTCGGGATCCTGCCCACCCCGGCCGTCGCCTACCTGACCAGCGCCTACGACGCCGACTTCGGTGTCATGATCAGCGCCTCGCACAACCCGATGCCCGACAACGGCATCAAGATCTTCGGTCCGGGCGGTCACAAGCTCGACGACGCCACCGAGGACCGCATCGAGGAACTCGTCGCGGCCGGTCCGGGGCACCGGCCCACCGGCGCGGGGATCGGCCGCGTGGTGGACGCCGCCGACGCGCTGGACCGCTACCTGCGGCACGTCGCCAAGGCCGTCACCACCCGGCTGGACGGCCTGACCGTCGTCGTCGACTGCGCCCACGGCGCCGCCTCCGAGGCCGCCCCGCAGGCCTACCGCGCCGCCGGCGCGAACGTGATCGCGATCAACAACGCCCCCAACGGGCTCAACATCAACGAGCACTGCGGCTCCACCCACATGGAGGCGCTGCGGTCGGCGGTGGTGTCCTACGGCGCCGACCTGGGCCTGGCCCACGACGGCGACGCGGACCGCTGCCTGGCCGTCGACGCCGCGGGCCGCGTGATCGACGGGGACGCGATCATGGTGGTCCTCGCGCTTGCCATGCGGGAGTCCGGCGAGCTGGCGGGCAACACGCTGGTGGCGACGGTGATGAGCAACATGGGGCTGCACCTGGCGATGCGGTCGGCGGGTATCGCGGTCCGCACCACCAGCGTCGGCGACCGCTACGTGCTCGAGGAGCTGCGTGCCGGGGCGTTCGCGCTGGGCGGTGAGCAGTCCGGGCACATCGTGATGCCGTCGCTGGGCACCACGGGTGACGGCATCGTCACCGGGCTGCGGTTGATGTCGCGGATGGCCCAGACCCGCAAGACGCTGGCCGAGCTGGCCGAGCCGATGCGGACCCTGCCGCAGGTGCTGATCAACGTCAAGGTCGAGGACAAGACGACGGTCGCGCAGGCGCCCGCCGTGCAGTCCGCGGTCGCCGAGGTGGAGGCCGAACTCGGCGACACCGGCCGAATCCTGTTGCGGCCCTCGGGAACCGAGCAGGTGGTGCGGGTCATGGTGGAGGCCGCCGACGAGGACACCGCACGCCAGATGGCGGTGCGGGTCGCCGAGACGGTCAGCGCCGCGCGGTAG
- a CDS encoding type VII secretion target, protein MGADDAARVDVAALLRVAARYQGIADALDGAVHRYLSGLTFDGATAGRAYVAHGDAVRRAVDDLADRMRRWSRASAEIAAALRASADRYDQADALAARRVG, encoded by the coding sequence GTGGGAGCAGACGACGCCGCCCGCGTCGATGTCGCGGCACTGCTGCGCGTCGCGGCGCGGTACCAGGGAATCGCCGACGCCCTCGACGGCGCGGTGCACAGATATCTGAGCGGGCTGACGTTCGACGGGGCCACCGCCGGGCGCGCGTATGTCGCGCACGGCGACGCGGTGCGCCGTGCGGTGGACGATCTCGCCGACCGGATGCGACGGTGGTCGCGGGCCAGTGCCGAGATCGCCGCCGCGTTACGGGCATCGGCGGACCGGTACGACCAGGCCGACGCGCTGGCCGCCCGGCGGGTGGGCTGA
- a CDS encoding DEAD/DEAH box helicase: protein MPTFAELGLPEAVVGVLAANGIENPFPIQAATLPDSLAGRDVLGRGRTGSGKTYAFLLPLVTRLTAQPARRVPGRPRALILAPTRELVAQINESLAPLAAATGLRSVTVIGGVGPNPQIQALRRGVDIVIACPGRLEDHVKSGHADLSGIEITILDEADHMADLGFLPPVKRLLDRTPRDGQRLLFSATLDNGVDILVKRYLSDPVVHSVDSAQSPVAAMEHHVLHVDKAARLAVLADLAASPGRTIVFARTKHGAKNLARQLNSRGVPAVELHGNLSQNARTRNLGAFSDGTATVLVATDIAARGIHVDGVSLVVHADPPVEHKAYLHRSGRTARAGNDGTVVTLMLDEQVSDVRQLTRKAGVKPTVTRCSGSSDPVLREIAPGERTFGEPVALPKPEAARPQQRQHRPSSGQQRPGRRRQPRSRRPAAASSR from the coding sequence GTGCCCACCTTCGCCGAGCTCGGCCTCCCCGAGGCCGTCGTCGGCGTGCTCGCTGCCAACGGCATCGAGAACCCCTTCCCCATCCAGGCGGCGACGCTGCCCGATTCGCTGGCCGGCCGTGACGTGCTGGGCCGCGGTCGCACCGGATCGGGCAAGACCTACGCGTTCCTGCTGCCGCTGGTGACCAGGCTCACAGCGCAGCCCGCCCGTCGTGTGCCGGGCCGCCCGCGTGCGCTGATCCTGGCGCCGACGCGTGAGCTCGTCGCCCAGATCAACGAGTCGCTGGCCCCGCTGGCGGCCGCCACCGGCCTGCGGTCGGTGACGGTGATCGGCGGCGTCGGCCCCAATCCGCAGATCCAGGCGCTGCGCCGCGGCGTCGACATCGTGATCGCGTGCCCGGGCCGGCTGGAGGACCACGTCAAGTCGGGTCACGCCGACCTGTCCGGCATCGAGATCACCATCCTCGACGAGGCCGACCACATGGCCGACCTCGGCTTCCTGCCGCCGGTGAAGCGGCTGCTGGACCGCACCCCGCGGGACGGGCAGCGGCTACTGTTCTCGGCGACGCTGGACAACGGCGTCGACATCCTGGTCAAGCGCTACCTCAGCGATCCCGTCGTGCACAGCGTCGACTCGGCGCAGTCCCCGGTCGCGGCGATGGAACACCATGTGCTGCATGTGGACAAGGCCGCTCGGCTGGCCGTGCTGGCCGACCTGGCGGCGTCACCGGGCCGCACCATCGTGTTCGCCCGCACCAAGCACGGCGCCAAGAACCTGGCCCGCCAGCTGAATTCGCGTGGCGTGCCCGCGGTCGAACTGCACGGCAACCTGTCTCAGAACGCGCGGACGCGCAATCTGGGCGCGTTCTCCGATGGCACGGCGACCGTGCTGGTGGCCACCGACATCGCCGCGCGCGGCATCCACGTCGACGGGGTCAGCCTGGTCGTGCACGCCGATCCGCCGGTCGAGCACAAGGCGTACCTGCACCGCTCGGGCCGCACCGCGCGCGCCGGCAACGACGGCACGGTGGTGACGCTGATGCTCGACGAGCAGGTCTCCGACGTGCGTCAGCTGACCCGCAAGGCCGGCGTCAAGCCGACCGTCACGCGGTGCAGCGGGTCCTCGGATCCGGTGCTGCGTGAGATCGCGCCGGGCGAGCGGACTTTCGGCGAGCCGGTGGCGTTGCCGAAGCCCGAGGCCGCTCGGCCGCAGCAGCGGCAGCACCGGCCGTCGTCGGGGCAGCAGCGCCCGGGACGGCGTCGTCAGCCGCGTTCGCGCCGGCCGGCGGCCGCCTCGTCGCGCTGA
- a CDS encoding LLM class F420-dependent oxidoreductase produces MRTGIFLNYTDGFLEAVDQVVELEKLGVDLALVAEAYSYDAISQLGFLAARTTRMELGTGVVPIYTRTPTLLAMTAAGLDYVSGGRFRLGIGTSGPQVMEGFHGVPFDAPLGRTREVVEICRHVWRRERVQFDGKHYQIPLPAERGTGLGKPLKLINHPVRDRIPITIASLGPKNVQLTAEIAEGWQPVFFLPEKADEVWGDALRAGFAKRDPALGPLDVMVSAPLAVGDDVEDRIAWVKPQLALYIGGMGAKGKNFYNELATRYGYGDVAAQIQDLFLAGKKAEAIAAVPDDLVRAVSLVGPRGYVKERVAAFAEAGATTLLLQPLSLDRREIAGFVEELQNLLP; encoded by the coding sequence ATGCGCACCGGGATCTTCCTCAACTACACCGACGGCTTCCTCGAGGCGGTCGACCAGGTCGTCGAGCTGGAGAAGCTCGGTGTGGACCTCGCGCTGGTGGCCGAGGCGTACTCGTACGACGCGATCAGCCAGCTGGGCTTCCTCGCCGCGCGCACCACACGCATGGAGCTCGGCACCGGCGTCGTCCCGATCTACACCCGCACCCCGACCCTGCTGGCGATGACCGCGGCAGGGCTGGACTACGTCTCCGGTGGCCGGTTCCGGCTGGGCATCGGCACCTCGGGTCCGCAGGTGATGGAGGGCTTCCACGGTGTGCCGTTCGACGCGCCGCTGGGCCGCACCCGCGAGGTGGTCGAGATCTGCAGGCACGTGTGGCGCCGCGAGCGGGTGCAGTTCGACGGCAAGCACTATCAGATCCCGCTGCCGGCGGAGAGGGGCACCGGGCTGGGCAAACCGCTCAAGCTCATCAATCACCCTGTGCGCGACCGGATTCCGATCACCATCGCCTCGCTGGGCCCGAAGAACGTGCAGCTGACCGCCGAGATCGCCGAGGGCTGGCAGCCGGTGTTCTTCCTGCCCGAGAAGGCCGACGAGGTGTGGGGTGACGCGCTGCGTGCCGGGTTCGCCAAACGCGATCCGGCGCTGGGTCCGCTGGACGTGATGGTCAGCGCGCCGCTGGCGGTCGGCGACGACGTCGAGGACCGGATCGCCTGGGTCAAGCCGCAGCTGGCGCTCTACATCGGCGGAATGGGCGCGAAGGGCAAGAACTTCTACAACGAACTGGCCACCCGCTACGGCTACGGTGACGTCGCCGCGCAGATCCAGGATCTGTTCCTGGCCGGCAAGAAGGCCGAGGCGATCGCGGCGGTGCCCGACGATCTGGTGCGCGCGGTGTCGCTGGTCGGCCCGCGCGGGTACGTCAAGGAGCGGGTCGCGGCGTTCGCCGAGGCGGGTGCGACAACTCTTCTGCTGCAGCCGCTTTCGCTGGACCGACGCGAAATCGCCGGGTTCGTCGAGGAATTGCAGAACCTGCTGCCGTAG
- a CDS encoding dienelactone hydrolase family protein: protein MASTKKIFNALTRRGPYRVLRGDLAFAGLPGVVYTPEEGLGLPGVAFGHEWVAGADRYEGTLEHLASWGIVAAAPATERGLAPSVLNFAYDLGTTLDIITGVRLGEGRISVHPNKLGVVGHGFGGSAAVFAAAGMPHKPKSVVAIFPTATVPPAEEPASTLSVPGLILSAPGDPMTLRSNAVELARAWKTATLRTVNKAKAGGLIEGRRLARTVGLPGADRGTQKVVRALLTGYLLHTLTGDKTYRAFSDPHADLPKAPAADPFGQSPVDLENKVVALLKP, encoded by the coding sequence GTGGCCAGCACGAAGAAGATCTTCAACGCGTTGACCCGCCGCGGACCGTACCGCGTTTTACGTGGTGACCTGGCCTTCGCCGGTCTGCCCGGCGTGGTGTACACCCCGGAGGAGGGGCTGGGCCTGCCCGGCGTGGCGTTCGGCCACGAATGGGTTGCCGGCGCCGACCGCTACGAGGGGACGCTGGAGCACCTGGCGTCGTGGGGCATCGTCGCCGCGGCACCCGCCACCGAACGCGGGCTGGCGCCGTCGGTGCTGAATTTCGCCTATGACCTGGGCACCACGCTCGACATCATCACCGGGGTGCGGCTCGGCGAGGGCCGCATCAGCGTGCACCCGAACAAGCTCGGCGTGGTCGGGCACGGGTTCGGCGGGTCGGCGGCGGTGTTCGCCGCGGCGGGTATGCCGCACAAACCGAAATCCGTCGTTGCGATCTTCCCCACAGCGACCGTCCCACCTGCCGAAGAGCCGGCGTCGACGCTGTCGGTGCCGGGCCTGATCCTGTCCGCGCCGGGTGACCCGATGACGCTGCGCTCGAACGCGGTGGAGCTGGCCCGGGCCTGGAAGACGGCCACCCTGCGCACGGTGAACAAGGCGAAGGCCGGCGGGCTGATCGAGGGCCGCCGGCTGGCGCGCACCGTCGGGCTGCCGGGCGCCGACCGCGGCACCCAGAAGGTGGTGCGGGCGCTGCTGACCGGCTACCTGCTGCACACGCTGACCGGCGACAAGACCTACCGGGCCTTCTCCGATCCGCACGCCGACCTGCCGAAGGCCCCGGCGGCGGACCCGTTCGGCCAGAGTCCCGTCGACCTGGAGAACAAGGTCGTCGCGCTGCTGAAACCCTGA
- the glmS gene encoding glutamine--fructose-6-phosphate transaminase (isomerizing), which translates to MCGIVGYVGQRPACGIVVDALRRMEYRGYDSSGVALLDGKGGLTVRRRAGRLANLEAALAETDAAALAGSTGLGHTRWATHGRPTDRNAHPHRDADGKIAVVHNGIIENYAALREELEKTGVEFASDTDTEVAVHLVSWQYKHGPTAGDFAESVLAVLRRLEGHFTLVFANADEPGTIVAARRSTPLVLGVGDGEMFVGSDVAAFIEHTRDAVELGQDQAVVVTADGYRITDFHGNDGSAQARAFHIDWDMSAAEKGGYEYFMLKEIAEQPAAVSDTLLGHFVDNRIVLDEQRLSDQELRDVDKVFVVACGTAYHSGLLAKYAIEHWTRLPVEAELASEFRYRDPVLDSHTLVVAISQSGETADTLEAVRHAKEQKAKVLAICNTNGSQIPRECDAVLYTRAGPEIGVASTKTFLAQIAANYLVGLALAQARGTKYPDEVAREYRELEAMPDLVARVIDGIDPVFDLARRFAKSQTVLFLGRHVGYPVALEGALKLKELAYMHAEGFAAGELKHGPIALIEDDLPVIVVMPSPKNSPMLHAKLLSNIREIQARGAITIVIAEEGDETVRPYADHLIEIPAVSTLYQPLLSTIPLQVFAAGVAQARGYDVDKPRNLAKSVTVE; encoded by the coding sequence ATGTGCGGAATCGTCGGCTACGTAGGGCAGCGGCCTGCCTGCGGCATAGTGGTCGACGCGCTGCGCCGGATGGAGTACCGCGGCTACGACTCCTCAGGGGTCGCCCTACTCGACGGCAAGGGCGGGCTGACCGTCCGGCGGCGCGCCGGCCGGTTGGCCAACCTCGAGGCCGCGCTGGCCGAGACCGACGCCGCCGCGCTGGCCGGCAGCACCGGACTGGGCCACACCCGCTGGGCCACCCACGGCCGGCCCACCGACCGCAACGCCCACCCGCACCGCGACGCCGACGGCAAGATCGCCGTCGTCCACAACGGCATCATCGAGAACTACGCCGCGCTGCGCGAGGAACTGGAGAAGACCGGCGTCGAGTTCGCCAGCGACACCGACACCGAGGTCGCCGTGCACCTGGTCTCCTGGCAGTACAAGCACGGCCCGACCGCCGGTGACTTCGCCGAGTCCGTGCTGGCCGTGCTGCGCCGGCTGGAGGGCCACTTCACGCTGGTGTTCGCCAACGCCGACGAGCCCGGCACGATCGTCGCCGCGCGGCGGTCCACCCCACTGGTGCTCGGCGTCGGCGACGGCGAGATGTTCGTCGGGTCGGATGTGGCCGCGTTCATCGAGCACACCCGCGACGCCGTCGAACTGGGCCAGGACCAGGCCGTCGTCGTCACCGCCGACGGCTACCGGATCACCGACTTCCACGGCAACGACGGCTCCGCGCAGGCGCGGGCCTTCCACATCGACTGGGACATGTCGGCCGCCGAGAAGGGCGGCTACGAGTACTTCATGCTCAAGGAGATCGCCGAGCAGCCCGCCGCGGTCTCCGACACCCTGCTCGGCCACTTCGTCGACAACCGCATCGTGCTCGACGAGCAGCGGCTGTCCGACCAGGAGCTGCGCGACGTCGACAAGGTCTTCGTGGTGGCGTGCGGCACCGCGTACCACTCCGGGCTGCTGGCCAAGTACGCCATCGAGCACTGGACCCGGCTGCCGGTGGAGGCCGAGCTGGCCAGCGAATTCCGGTACCGCGACCCGGTTCTGGACAGCCACACCCTGGTGGTGGCGATCTCGCAGTCCGGTGAGACCGCCGACACGCTGGAGGCGGTCCGGCACGCCAAGGAGCAGAAGGCCAAGGTGCTGGCCATCTGCAACACCAACGGCAGCCAGATCCCCCGCGAGTGCGACGCGGTGCTCTACACCCGCGCCGGCCCGGAGATCGGGGTGGCGTCCACCAAGACGTTCCTCGCCCAGATCGCGGCGAATTACCTTGTCGGACTTGCGCTTGCGCAGGCGCGCGGCACCAAGTACCCCGACGAGGTGGCTCGCGAGTACCGCGAGCTGGAGGCGATGCCCGATCTGGTGGCGCGGGTGATCGACGGTATCGACCCGGTGTTCGACCTGGCGCGGCGCTTCGCGAAGTCCCAGACCGTGCTGTTCCTCGGCCGCCACGTCGGCTACCCGGTCGCGCTGGAGGGTGCGCTCAAGCTCAAGGAGCTGGCGTACATGCACGCCGAGGGCTTCGCCGCCGGTGAGCTCAAGCACGGCCCGATCGCGCTGATCGAGGACGACCTGCCGGTCATCGTCGTGATGCCGTCGCCGAAGAACTCGCCGATGCTGCACGCCAAGCTGCTGAGCAACATCCGCGAGATCCAGGCCCGCGGCGCGATCACGATCGTGATCGCCGAGGAGGGCGACGAGACGGTGCGGCCCTACGCCGACCACCTGATCGAGATCCCCGCGGTGTCAACGCTGTATCAGCCGCTGCTGTCCACGATTCCGCTGCAGGTGTTCGCCGCCGGGGTCGCGCAGGCCCGCGGCTACGACGTCGACAAGCCGCGCAACCTGGCCAAGTCGGTCACCGTCGAGTAG
- a CDS encoding alpha/beta fold hydrolase, with amino-acid sequence MPDRVGGYRSESARAHFHTAYRNALAQLPTIAETRDVPTTFGSVRIYRFAGAADGTPVLLLPGRNASTPVWGDNIAALGGRRPVLGVDLLGEAGMSVQHTPITGPDDEAQWLDEALAGFGVDRVHLMGLSIGGWTATNYAVRRPGRAASLVLLDPVLTFAPIAAKAVLASPALFVPGVPKRVRRRVLRWIGGGHDIDDTAPETALIAAGATDYVLRKAMPRLITDEQLRGLDIPVLALIAGRSVMHDAARAARRAENLLRHGEVEVWRYASHAVNGEYVHEIAQRAGAFWDR; translated from the coding sequence GTGCCGGACCGGGTCGGAGGCTACCGAAGCGAGTCCGCCCGGGCCCACTTCCACACCGCCTACCGGAACGCGCTGGCGCAACTGCCGACCATCGCGGAAACCCGGGACGTGCCAACCACGTTCGGGTCTGTGCGGATCTACCGGTTCGCCGGCGCCGCCGACGGGACACCGGTCCTGCTGCTGCCCGGACGCAACGCGTCCACCCCGGTGTGGGGGGACAACATCGCGGCGCTGGGTGGGCGCCGACCCGTCCTCGGTGTCGACCTGCTCGGTGAGGCGGGAATGTCGGTGCAGCACACACCGATCACCGGCCCCGACGACGAGGCGCAGTGGCTCGACGAGGCGCTCGCCGGCTTCGGGGTGGACCGCGTACACCTGATGGGGTTGTCGATCGGCGGCTGGACCGCGACCAACTACGCGGTCCGCAGACCCGGCCGGGCCGCATCGCTGGTGCTGCTTGATCCGGTGCTCACCTTCGCGCCGATCGCCGCCAAGGCGGTGCTCGCCTCACCGGCCCTGTTCGTGCCGGGTGTCCCGAAGCGGGTGCGACGACGGGTGCTGCGGTGGATCGGCGGCGGCCACGATATCGACGACACCGCCCCCGAGACCGCGCTGATAGCCGCCGGCGCCACCGATTACGTGCTGCGTAAGGCGATGCCGCGGCTGATCACCGACGAGCAGCTGCGCGGTCTGGACATCCCGGTGCTCGCGCTGATCGCCGGGCGCAGCGTGATGCACGACGCGGCCCGGGCCGCGCGCCGGGCGGAAAACCTGTTGCGACACGGCGAGGTCGAGGTGTGGCGTTATGCGTCACACGCGGTCAACGGCGAGTACGTGCACGAGATCGCCCAGCGGGCCGGGGCGTTCTGGGACCGGTGA
- a CDS encoding trypsin-like peptidase domain-containing protein, whose protein sequence is MARAALAAWVTAICVVLGGCARIADVEAPAMMVPSRITQPASAPAQTVEAVRHSVVKVSAPAVGCGTLTGGSGFVVAPQKVVTAAHVVAGSDSVSVDADGTVLAARVVSYDENADVAVLDVPGLTAAPLSLAGLPVSPHTEAVALGYPGGGDLSVVPAQIGALLDLTGPNLSHTARVTRAVYVVSMSGGLPRGASGGPLIDRSGRVLGVLFGNDVNSTDTGFALTSVELTRHTAGLDHAQPVPTGRCGP, encoded by the coding sequence ATGGCGCGCGCGGCGCTGGCGGCTTGGGTGACGGCGATCTGTGTCGTCCTCGGCGGCTGCGCGCGCATCGCCGACGTCGAGGCCCCGGCGATGATGGTGCCGTCGCGGATCACGCAGCCGGCCTCCGCGCCGGCGCAGACCGTCGAGGCGGTGCGGCACAGCGTCGTCAAGGTGAGCGCCCCGGCGGTGGGGTGCGGAACCCTGACGGGCGGCAGCGGGTTCGTGGTGGCCCCCCAGAAGGTGGTGACCGCCGCGCACGTGGTGGCCGGCAGCGACAGCGTCTCGGTCGACGCCGACGGCACCGTGCTGGCCGCCCGGGTGGTGTCCTACGACGAGAACGCCGACGTGGCCGTGCTCGACGTGCCCGGACTGACCGCCGCACCGCTGAGCCTGGCCGGGCTGCCGGTGTCACCGCACACCGAGGCGGTGGCGCTGGGCTACCCCGGCGGCGGGGACCTGTCGGTGGTGCCGGCGCAGATCGGCGCGCTGCTGGACCTGACCGGCCCGAACCTGTCGCACACGGCCCGGGTGACGCGCGCGGTGTACGTCGTGTCGATGTCGGGCGGGCTGCCGCGGGGCGCCAGCGGCGGACCGCTGATCGACCGGTCGGGCCGGGTGCTCGGTGTGCTGTTCGGCAACGACGTCAACAGCACCGACACCGGCTTCGCGCTCACGTCCGTCGAGTTGACCCGCCACACCGCCGGACTCGACCACGCGCAGCCGGTGCCCACCGGCCGCTGCGGACCGTGA
- the thpD gene encoding ectoine hydroxylase, with amino-acid sequence MIDTYPTRLDQPSPPIPRAEPTVWGTLTDGPLDQAALNSYADQGFLVRPGTVGADWLDPLRGELDRMGAAAADDDPRVIREPGGGVRSVFEPHLLSDLVAQVVELDTVLPVARQLLGGDVYIHQARVNFMPGFTGAGFYWHSDFETWHAEDGMPAMRAVSCSIALTDNYSYNGSLMLMPGSHRVFYPCVGATPDNHHRASLVRQDIGVPSREALTEAAHRFGISQFTGPAGTALWFDCNIMHGSGSNITPFPRSNVFLVFNSVDNALTEPFAAARPRPEFLAARPKALVGG; translated from the coding sequence ATGATCGACACCTATCCCACCCGACTCGACCAGCCGAGCCCGCCGATCCCGCGCGCCGAGCCGACCGTGTGGGGCACGCTGACGGACGGCCCGCTGGACCAGGCGGCGCTCAACAGCTACGCCGACCAGGGCTTCCTGGTGCGCCCGGGCACGGTCGGCGCCGACTGGCTGGATCCGCTGCGCGGTGAGCTGGACCGGATGGGCGCCGCGGCCGCCGACGACGACCCACGGGTCATCCGCGAGCCCGGCGGCGGTGTGCGCTCGGTGTTCGAACCTCACCTGCTGTCCGACCTGGTCGCGCAGGTTGTCGAGCTGGACACGGTGCTGCCGGTGGCACGCCAGCTGCTGGGCGGCGACGTCTACATCCACCAGGCCCGGGTCAACTTCATGCCGGGCTTCACCGGCGCCGGCTTCTACTGGCACTCCGACTTCGAGACCTGGCACGCCGAGGACGGCATGCCGGCGATGCGGGCGGTGTCGTGCTCGATCGCGTTGACCGACAACTACTCCTACAACGGGTCGCTGATGCTGATGCCGGGTTCGCACCGCGTCTTCTACCCGTGCGTGGGCGCCACCCCGGACAACCACCACCGGGCGTCGCTGGTGCGCCAGGACATCGGGGTGCCCAGCCGCGAGGCGCTCACCGAGGCGGCGCACCGCTTCGGCATCAGCCAGTTCACCGGCCCGGCGGGTACCGCGCTGTGGTTCGACTGCAACATCATGCACGGGTCCGGCTCGAACATCACCCCGTTCCCGCGGTCGAACGTCTTCCTGGTGTTCAACTCGGTGGACAACGCGCTGACCGAGCCGTTCGCCGCGGCCCGCCCTCGGCCGGAGTTTCTCGCCGCACGACCGAAGGCGCTTGTCGGGGGCTAA
- a CDS encoding ectoine synthase — protein sequence MIVRTTEEITGTDRDVSGTNWRSKRIILAGDGVGFSFHETTIETGAVCEFHYRHHVEAVWVVEGRGTLTNRETGERHPLSAGTMYLLDGHERHTVTCDEQLRMFCVFNPPVTGQEVHDETGAYPPPRPAA from the coding sequence ATGATTGTCCGCACCACCGAAGAGATCACCGGTACCGACCGGGACGTGTCCGGCACGAACTGGCGCTCCAAGCGCATCATCCTGGCCGGCGACGGCGTCGGCTTCTCGTTCCACGAGACCACGATCGAGACCGGCGCGGTGTGCGAGTTCCACTACCGCCACCACGTCGAGGCGGTGTGGGTGGTCGAGGGCCGCGGCACCCTGACCAACCGGGAAACCGGTGAGCGGCACCCGCTTTCGGCGGGCACCATGTACCTGCTCGACGGCCACGAGCGCCACACCGTCACCTGCGACGAGCAGCTGCGGATGTTCTGTGTGTTCAACCCGCCGGTGACCGGACAGGAGGTCCACGACGAGACCGGCGCCTATCCCCCACCGAGGCCTGCCGCATGA